One window from the genome of Salmo salar chromosome ssa25, Ssal_v3.1, whole genome shotgun sequence encodes:
- the LOC106586438 gene encoding trans-1,2-dihydrobenzene-1,2-diol dehydrogenase has product MATRWGICSAGKISHDFTVALRTLPHDDHQIMAVAARNLQHAQEFAKKHNIPRAYGSYEELAKDSDIDVVYVGTIHSHHLSTGKLFLTSHKNVLIEKPLAMNLREVLELTNTAKENDVFLMEAIWTRFFPVSVEVGRLLGQGEVGEVQMVRADLGAPLTHIPRLTHRELGGGALLDLGIYCLQFVFMVFNGERPESIQATGYCIDTGVDGTVVLVLKFSGNRMAVCTCSITMMLTNDAVISGTKGTIKVPNHMWCPTSLEVNGEVTQYPLPEPSLPLNFIHSTGLRYEAEEVRQCLLKELKESSGMPWSHSHLLAEVMDEARRQVGVTYNQDNI; this is encoded by the exons ATGGCAACAAGGTGGGGAATCTGCAGTGCAGGGAAAATCAGCCACGACTTTACAGTTGCTTTGAGGACCCTACCTCACGACGACCACCAG ATTATGGCTGTTGCTGCTCGGAATCTCCAGCATGCAcaagagtttgccaaaaagcacaacATCccaagagcctatgggagctatGAGGAGCTAGCAAAAGACTCAGACATAG ATGTGGTGTATGTGGGAACCATCCACTCTCACCACCTGAGCACAGGTAAGCTCTTCTTGACCTCCCATAAGAACGTGCTCATAGAGAAACCCCTGGCCATGAATCTAAGAGAGGTACTGGAGCTCACCAACACAGCCAAGGAGAATGATGTCTTTCTAATGGAG GCCATCTGGACTCGTTTCTTCCCTGTGTCTGTAGAGGTGGGCAGGCTGCTGGGCCAGGGTGAGGTGGGAGAGGTCCAGATGGTAAGGGCCGACCTGGGAGCCCCCCTCACACACATCCCTCGCCTGACTCATAGAGAGCTGGGTGGAGGGGCACTACTGGACCTGGGGATCTACTGCCTGCAGTTTGTCTTCATGGTGTTCAATGGGGAGAGACCGGAGTCCATCCAAGCCACGGGATACTGTATTGACACAG GAGTGGATGGAACAGTAGTTTTGGTCTTAAAGTTCTCTGGGAACAGAATGGCTGTGTGCACCTGCTCCATCACGATGATGCTGACAAATGAtgctgttatctctgggaccaaGGGGACCATCAAG GTCCCCAACCACATGTGGTGTCCTACGAGCCTGGAGGTGAATGGGGAGGTGACGCAATACCCTCTCCCTGAGCCCAGCCTTCCCCTCAACTTCATCCACAGTACTGGGCTGCGCTACGAAGCAGAGGAGGTCAGGCAGTGTCTGCTTAAAG AGCTGAAGGAGAGCTCTGGAATGCCTTGGTCACACTCACACCTTCTCGCCGAGGTCATGGATGAAGCCAGAAGACAAGTGGGAGTGACATATAATCAAGACAACATCTAA